In Poecilia reticulata strain Guanapo linkage group LG1, Guppy_female_1.0+MT, whole genome shotgun sequence, one genomic interval encodes:
- the suz12b gene encoding polycomb protein suz12-B isoform X1 yields the protein MPSARNSGHIMSGASCKANGAVYPASSAVMNSVKKPKMEQIQADHELFLQAFEKPTQIYRFLRTRNLIAPIFLHRTLTFMSHRNNRTNARRKTFKVDDLLKTVEKMKLEQDSPSLSSHLQLTFTGFFLKDEKPSQNSENEQHSVSLEVLLVKVCHKKRKDVSCPIKQVPTGKKQVPLNPDSKQTKLGSCPSLLVPSNEFEPSNSHMVKSYSLLFRVSRTGRSGLVNGEANENIDVTETPSRKKRGSAHREEGGTTETYVAQMTVFDKNRRLQLLDGEYEVSMQGMDESPVSKKRATWETILDGKRIPPFETFSQGPTLQFTLRWTGDAGAKSTAPVAKPLSTRNSEATSPMETRTSHHRAALMKKHSAEINSCSTQLKSVKESVSTDSQTRKEQIPSEPRQKLRIFYQFLYNNNTRQQTEARDDLHCPWCTLNCSKLYSLLKHLKLSHSRFIFNYVPHPKGARIDVSINECYDGSYVGNPQDIHSQPGFAFSRNGPVKRTPVTHILVSRPKRTKPSLSEFLESEDGELEQQRTYVSGHNRLYFHSDSCMPLRPQEMDVDSEDERDPEWLREKTATQLDEFTDVNEGEKEVMKLWNLHVMKHGFIADNQMKQAVMLFVENLGAHIIRRNLCRNFLLHLVSMHDFNLVSTATIDEVMASLRELKEELPDAKGEQQDEAMGPAGGYNGSAVTSSGGKQGKRTKSALTD from the exons AACCTACTCAGATATACAGATTCCTCCGTACAAGGAACCTCATCGCG CCCATATTTTTGCACAGGACCCTCACCTTCATGTCTCACAGAAATAATCGAACAAATGCTCGAAG gaaaacattcaaagtgGACGATTTGTTAAAGACGGTAGAGAAAATGAAACTAGAGCAGGATTCTCCAAG cTTGTCTTCACACCTACAGTTAACATTTACCGGGTTCTTCCTTAAGGATG AAAAGCCATCTCAGAATTCAGAGAACGAGCAACATTCAGTGTCATTAGAGGTGCTACTTGTCAAAGTCTGCCATAAAAAGCGCAAG GACGTCAGTTGCCCGATAAAACAAGTGCCTACCGGTAAAAAGCAGGTGCCTTTGAATCCTGACTCCAAGCAGACCAAGCTGGGCTCCTGCCCCTCTTTACTCGTCCCCAGCAATGAGTTTGAGCCCAGCAACAGCCACATGGTGAAGTCCTATTCGCTCCTCTTCAGGGTGTCGCGCACTGGGAGAAGTGGTCTGGTCAATGGGGAGGCCAATGAGAATATTG ATGTGACAGAAACTCCCAGTAGAAAGAAGAGAGGTTCAGCCcacagagaggagggagggacCACAGAGACCTATGTTGCACAGATGACCGTCTTTGATAAGAATCG gaggctgcagctgctggacggAGAGTACGAGGTGTCAATGCAAGGGATGGACGAGAGTCCAGTCAGCAAGAAACGGGCGACGTGGGAAACGATCCTTGATGGCAAG AGAATCCCACCGTTCGAGACGTTTTCTCAGGGACCCACGCTGCAGTTTACGCTGCGTTGGACAGGCGATGCCGGAGCAAAGTCCACCGCACCTGTAGCCAAACCTCTTTCCACCCGCAACTCAGAAGCCACCAGCCCAATGGAGACCCGGACCAGCCACCACCGCGCAGCCCTTATGA AGAAACATTCAGCAGAGATCAACTCATGTAGCACACAACTAAAGT CAGTGAAAGAGTCGGTCAGCACAGACAGTCAGACGAGGAAAGAGCAGATCCCATCTGAGCCGCGCCAGAAGCTCCGTATATTTTATCAg TTCCTGTACAACAATAACACACGGCAGCAGACTGAGGCCAGAGACGACCTCCACTGTCCCTGGTGTACTCTGAACTGCAGCAAACTCTACAGCCTGCTCAAGCACCTCAAGCTCTCCCACTCGCGCTTCATTTTCAACTATGTG CCTCACCCCAAAGGAGCCAGGATAGACGTGTCCATCAATGAGTGCTATGATGGCTCCTACGTGGGCAACCCTCAGGACATCCACAGCCAGCCGGGCTTTGCTTTCAGCCGAAACGGCCCAGTTAAAAGGACCCCAGTTACCCACATTCTTGTCTCAAG GCCCAAGCGGACCAAACCGAGTCTGTCGGAGTTCTTGGAGTCCGAGGACGGCgagctggagcagcagaggacGTACGTCAGCGGCCACAACCGGCTCTACTTCCACAGTGACAGCTGCATGCCGCTGCGGCCCCAGGAGATGGACGTGGACAGCGAAGACGAGAGAGACCCAGAGTGGCTCCGAGAGAAGACGGCCACG CAACTGGATGAGTTCACAGACGTCAATGAGGGAGAGAAGGAGGTGATGAAGCTCTGGAACCTGCATGTCATGAAGCACGG CTTCATAGCGGACAACCAGATGAAACAAGCCGTCATGCTGTTCGTGGAGAACCTCGGCGCTCACATCATCCGCCGCAACCTCTGCCGCAACTTCCTCTTGCACTTGGTCAGCATGCACGACTTCAACCTGGTGAGCACGGCCACCATCGACGAGGTGATGGCGAGCCTGCGAGAACTCAAAGAAGAGCTGCCGGACGCCAAGGGGGAGCAGCAGGACGAGGCGATGGGGCCGGCGGGTGGCTACAACGGCAGCGCCGTTACGTCCAGCGGAGGGAAGCAGGGCAAGCGGACAAAAAGCGCTCTGACAGACTGA
- the suz12b gene encoding polycomb protein suz12-B isoform X5 encodes MPSARNSGHIMSGASCKANGAVYPASSAVMNSVKKPKMEQIQADHELFLQAFEKPTQIYRFLRTRNLIAPIFLHRTLTFMSHRNNRTNARRKTFKVDDLLKTVEKMKLEQDSPSLSSHLQLTFTGFFLKDEKPSQNSENEQHSVSLEVLLVKVCHKKRKDVSCPIKQVPTGKKQVPLNPDSKQTKLGSCPSLLVPSNEFEPSNSHMVKSYSLLFRVSRTGRSGLVNGEANENIDVTETPSRKKRGSAHREEGGTTETYVAQMTVFDKNRRLQLLDGEYEVSMQGMDESPVSKKRATWETILDGKRIPPFETFSQGPTLQFTLRWTGDAGAKSTAPVAKPLSTRNSEATSPMETRTSHHRAALMMKESVSTDSQTRKEQIPSEPRQKLRIFYQFLYNNNTRQQTEARDDLHCPWCTLNCSKLYSLLKHLKLSHSRFIFNYVPHPKGARIDVSINECYDGSYVGNPQDIHSQPGFAFSRNGPVKRTPVTHILVSRPKRTKPSLSEFLESEDGELEQQRTYVSGHNRLYFHSDSCMPLRPQEMDVDSEDERDPEWLREKTATQLDEFTDVNEGEKEVMKLWNLHVMKHGFIADNQMKQAVMLFVENLGAHIIRRNLCRNFLLHLVSMHDFNLVSTATIDEVMASLRELKEELPDAKGEQQDEAMGPAGGYNGSAVTSSGGKQGKRTKSALTD; translated from the exons AACCTACTCAGATATACAGATTCCTCCGTACAAGGAACCTCATCGCG CCCATATTTTTGCACAGGACCCTCACCTTCATGTCTCACAGAAATAATCGAACAAATGCTCGAAG gaaaacattcaaagtgGACGATTTGTTAAAGACGGTAGAGAAAATGAAACTAGAGCAGGATTCTCCAAG cTTGTCTTCACACCTACAGTTAACATTTACCGGGTTCTTCCTTAAGGATG AAAAGCCATCTCAGAATTCAGAGAACGAGCAACATTCAGTGTCATTAGAGGTGCTACTTGTCAAAGTCTGCCATAAAAAGCGCAAG GACGTCAGTTGCCCGATAAAACAAGTGCCTACCGGTAAAAAGCAGGTGCCTTTGAATCCTGACTCCAAGCAGACCAAGCTGGGCTCCTGCCCCTCTTTACTCGTCCCCAGCAATGAGTTTGAGCCCAGCAACAGCCACATGGTGAAGTCCTATTCGCTCCTCTTCAGGGTGTCGCGCACTGGGAGAAGTGGTCTGGTCAATGGGGAGGCCAATGAGAATATTG ATGTGACAGAAACTCCCAGTAGAAAGAAGAGAGGTTCAGCCcacagagaggagggagggacCACAGAGACCTATGTTGCACAGATGACCGTCTTTGATAAGAATCG gaggctgcagctgctggacggAGAGTACGAGGTGTCAATGCAAGGGATGGACGAGAGTCCAGTCAGCAAGAAACGGGCGACGTGGGAAACGATCCTTGATGGCAAG AGAATCCCACCGTTCGAGACGTTTTCTCAGGGACCCACGCTGCAGTTTACGCTGCGTTGGACAGGCGATGCCGGAGCAAAGTCCACCGCACCTGTAGCCAAACCTCTTTCCACCCGCAACTCAGAAGCCACCAGCCCAATGGAGACCCGGACCAGCCACCACCGCGCAGCCCTTATGA TGAAAGAGTCGGTCAGCACAGACAGTCAGACGAGGAAAGAGCAGATCCCATCTGAGCCGCGCCAGAAGCTCCGTATATTTTATCAg TTCCTGTACAACAATAACACACGGCAGCAGACTGAGGCCAGAGACGACCTCCACTGTCCCTGGTGTACTCTGAACTGCAGCAAACTCTACAGCCTGCTCAAGCACCTCAAGCTCTCCCACTCGCGCTTCATTTTCAACTATGTG CCTCACCCCAAAGGAGCCAGGATAGACGTGTCCATCAATGAGTGCTATGATGGCTCCTACGTGGGCAACCCTCAGGACATCCACAGCCAGCCGGGCTTTGCTTTCAGCCGAAACGGCCCAGTTAAAAGGACCCCAGTTACCCACATTCTTGTCTCAAG GCCCAAGCGGACCAAACCGAGTCTGTCGGAGTTCTTGGAGTCCGAGGACGGCgagctggagcagcagaggacGTACGTCAGCGGCCACAACCGGCTCTACTTCCACAGTGACAGCTGCATGCCGCTGCGGCCCCAGGAGATGGACGTGGACAGCGAAGACGAGAGAGACCCAGAGTGGCTCCGAGAGAAGACGGCCACG CAACTGGATGAGTTCACAGACGTCAATGAGGGAGAGAAGGAGGTGATGAAGCTCTGGAACCTGCATGTCATGAAGCACGG CTTCATAGCGGACAACCAGATGAAACAAGCCGTCATGCTGTTCGTGGAGAACCTCGGCGCTCACATCATCCGCCGCAACCTCTGCCGCAACTTCCTCTTGCACTTGGTCAGCATGCACGACTTCAACCTGGTGAGCACGGCCACCATCGACGAGGTGATGGCGAGCCTGCGAGAACTCAAAGAAGAGCTGCCGGACGCCAAGGGGGAGCAGCAGGACGAGGCGATGGGGCCGGCGGGTGGCTACAACGGCAGCGCCGTTACGTCCAGCGGAGGGAAGCAGGGCAAGCGGACAAAAAGCGCTCTGACAGACTGA
- the suz12b gene encoding polycomb protein suz12-B isoform X2, whose translation MPSARNSGHIMSGASCKANGAVYPASSAVMNSVKKPKMEQIQADHELFLQAFEKPTQIYRFLRTRNLIAPIFLHRTLTFMSHRNNRTNARRKTFKVDDLLKTVEKMKLEQDSPSLSSHLQLTFTGFFLKDEKPSQNSENEQHSVSLEVLLVKVCHKKRKDVSCPIKQVPTGKKQVPLNPDSKQTKLGSCPSLLVPSNEFEPSNSHMVKSYSLLFRVSRTGRSGLVNGEANENIDVTETPSRKKRGSAHREEGGTTETYVAQMTVFDKNRRLQLLDGEYEVSMQGMDESPVSKKRATWETILDGKRIPPFETFSQGPTLQFTLRWTGDAGAKSTAPVAKPLSTRNSEATSPMETRTSHHRAALMKKHSAEINSCSTQLKLKESVSTDSQTRKEQIPSEPRQKLRIFYQFLYNNNTRQQTEARDDLHCPWCTLNCSKLYSLLKHLKLSHSRFIFNYVPHPKGARIDVSINECYDGSYVGNPQDIHSQPGFAFSRNGPVKRTPVTHILVSRPKRTKPSLSEFLESEDGELEQQRTYVSGHNRLYFHSDSCMPLRPQEMDVDSEDERDPEWLREKTATQLDEFTDVNEGEKEVMKLWNLHVMKHGFIADNQMKQAVMLFVENLGAHIIRRNLCRNFLLHLVSMHDFNLVSTATIDEVMASLRELKEELPDAKGEQQDEAMGPAGGYNGSAVTSSGGKQGKRTKSALTD comes from the exons AACCTACTCAGATATACAGATTCCTCCGTACAAGGAACCTCATCGCG CCCATATTTTTGCACAGGACCCTCACCTTCATGTCTCACAGAAATAATCGAACAAATGCTCGAAG gaaaacattcaaagtgGACGATTTGTTAAAGACGGTAGAGAAAATGAAACTAGAGCAGGATTCTCCAAG cTTGTCTTCACACCTACAGTTAACATTTACCGGGTTCTTCCTTAAGGATG AAAAGCCATCTCAGAATTCAGAGAACGAGCAACATTCAGTGTCATTAGAGGTGCTACTTGTCAAAGTCTGCCATAAAAAGCGCAAG GACGTCAGTTGCCCGATAAAACAAGTGCCTACCGGTAAAAAGCAGGTGCCTTTGAATCCTGACTCCAAGCAGACCAAGCTGGGCTCCTGCCCCTCTTTACTCGTCCCCAGCAATGAGTTTGAGCCCAGCAACAGCCACATGGTGAAGTCCTATTCGCTCCTCTTCAGGGTGTCGCGCACTGGGAGAAGTGGTCTGGTCAATGGGGAGGCCAATGAGAATATTG ATGTGACAGAAACTCCCAGTAGAAAGAAGAGAGGTTCAGCCcacagagaggagggagggacCACAGAGACCTATGTTGCACAGATGACCGTCTTTGATAAGAATCG gaggctgcagctgctggacggAGAGTACGAGGTGTCAATGCAAGGGATGGACGAGAGTCCAGTCAGCAAGAAACGGGCGACGTGGGAAACGATCCTTGATGGCAAG AGAATCCCACCGTTCGAGACGTTTTCTCAGGGACCCACGCTGCAGTTTACGCTGCGTTGGACAGGCGATGCCGGAGCAAAGTCCACCGCACCTGTAGCCAAACCTCTTTCCACCCGCAACTCAGAAGCCACCAGCCCAATGGAGACCCGGACCAGCCACCACCGCGCAGCCCTTATGA AGAAACATTCAGCAGAGATCAACTCATGTAGCACACAACTAAAGT TGAAAGAGTCGGTCAGCACAGACAGTCAGACGAGGAAAGAGCAGATCCCATCTGAGCCGCGCCAGAAGCTCCGTATATTTTATCAg TTCCTGTACAACAATAACACACGGCAGCAGACTGAGGCCAGAGACGACCTCCACTGTCCCTGGTGTACTCTGAACTGCAGCAAACTCTACAGCCTGCTCAAGCACCTCAAGCTCTCCCACTCGCGCTTCATTTTCAACTATGTG CCTCACCCCAAAGGAGCCAGGATAGACGTGTCCATCAATGAGTGCTATGATGGCTCCTACGTGGGCAACCCTCAGGACATCCACAGCCAGCCGGGCTTTGCTTTCAGCCGAAACGGCCCAGTTAAAAGGACCCCAGTTACCCACATTCTTGTCTCAAG GCCCAAGCGGACCAAACCGAGTCTGTCGGAGTTCTTGGAGTCCGAGGACGGCgagctggagcagcagaggacGTACGTCAGCGGCCACAACCGGCTCTACTTCCACAGTGACAGCTGCATGCCGCTGCGGCCCCAGGAGATGGACGTGGACAGCGAAGACGAGAGAGACCCAGAGTGGCTCCGAGAGAAGACGGCCACG CAACTGGATGAGTTCACAGACGTCAATGAGGGAGAGAAGGAGGTGATGAAGCTCTGGAACCTGCATGTCATGAAGCACGG CTTCATAGCGGACAACCAGATGAAACAAGCCGTCATGCTGTTCGTGGAGAACCTCGGCGCTCACATCATCCGCCGCAACCTCTGCCGCAACTTCCTCTTGCACTTGGTCAGCATGCACGACTTCAACCTGGTGAGCACGGCCACCATCGACGAGGTGATGGCGAGCCTGCGAGAACTCAAAGAAGAGCTGCCGGACGCCAAGGGGGAGCAGCAGGACGAGGCGATGGGGCCGGCGGGTGGCTACAACGGCAGCGCCGTTACGTCCAGCGGAGGGAAGCAGGGCAAGCGGACAAAAAGCGCTCTGACAGACTGA
- the suz12b gene encoding polycomb protein suz12-B isoform X3: protein MPSARNSGHIMSGASCKANGAVYPASSAVMNSVKKPKMEQIQADHELFLQAFEKPTQIYRFLRTRNLIAPIFLHRTLTFMSHRNNRTNARRKTFKVDDLLKTVEKMKLEQDSPSLSSHLQLTFTGFFLKDEKPSQNSENEQHSVSLEVLLVKVCHKKRKDVSCPIKQVPTGKKQVPLNPDSKQTKLGSCPSLLVPSNEFEPSNSHMVKSYSLLFRVSRTGRSGLVNGEANENIDVTETPSRKKRGSAHREEGGTTETYVAQMTVFDKNRLQLLDGEYEVSMQGMDESPVSKKRATWETILDGKRIPPFETFSQGPTLQFTLRWTGDAGAKSTAPVAKPLSTRNSEATSPMETRTSHHRAALMKKHSAEINSCSTQLKSVKESVSTDSQTRKEQIPSEPRQKLRIFYQFLYNNNTRQQTEARDDLHCPWCTLNCSKLYSLLKHLKLSHSRFIFNYVPHPKGARIDVSINECYDGSYVGNPQDIHSQPGFAFSRNGPVKRTPVTHILVSRPKRTKPSLSEFLESEDGELEQQRTYVSGHNRLYFHSDSCMPLRPQEMDVDSEDERDPEWLREKTATQLDEFTDVNEGEKEVMKLWNLHVMKHGFIADNQMKQAVMLFVENLGAHIIRRNLCRNFLLHLVSMHDFNLVSTATIDEVMASLRELKEELPDAKGEQQDEAMGPAGGYNGSAVTSSGGKQGKRTKSALTD from the exons AACCTACTCAGATATACAGATTCCTCCGTACAAGGAACCTCATCGCG CCCATATTTTTGCACAGGACCCTCACCTTCATGTCTCACAGAAATAATCGAACAAATGCTCGAAG gaaaacattcaaagtgGACGATTTGTTAAAGACGGTAGAGAAAATGAAACTAGAGCAGGATTCTCCAAG cTTGTCTTCACACCTACAGTTAACATTTACCGGGTTCTTCCTTAAGGATG AAAAGCCATCTCAGAATTCAGAGAACGAGCAACATTCAGTGTCATTAGAGGTGCTACTTGTCAAAGTCTGCCATAAAAAGCGCAAG GACGTCAGTTGCCCGATAAAACAAGTGCCTACCGGTAAAAAGCAGGTGCCTTTGAATCCTGACTCCAAGCAGACCAAGCTGGGCTCCTGCCCCTCTTTACTCGTCCCCAGCAATGAGTTTGAGCCCAGCAACAGCCACATGGTGAAGTCCTATTCGCTCCTCTTCAGGGTGTCGCGCACTGGGAGAAGTGGTCTGGTCAATGGGGAGGCCAATGAGAATATTG ATGTGACAGAAACTCCCAGTAGAAAGAAGAGAGGTTCAGCCcacagagaggagggagggacCACAGAGACCTATGTTGCACAGATGACCGTCTTTGATAAGAATCG gctgcagctgctggacggAGAGTACGAGGTGTCAATGCAAGGGATGGACGAGAGTCCAGTCAGCAAGAAACGGGCGACGTGGGAAACGATCCTTGATGGCAAG AGAATCCCACCGTTCGAGACGTTTTCTCAGGGACCCACGCTGCAGTTTACGCTGCGTTGGACAGGCGATGCCGGAGCAAAGTCCACCGCACCTGTAGCCAAACCTCTTTCCACCCGCAACTCAGAAGCCACCAGCCCAATGGAGACCCGGACCAGCCACCACCGCGCAGCCCTTATGA AGAAACATTCAGCAGAGATCAACTCATGTAGCACACAACTAAAGT CAGTGAAAGAGTCGGTCAGCACAGACAGTCAGACGAGGAAAGAGCAGATCCCATCTGAGCCGCGCCAGAAGCTCCGTATATTTTATCAg TTCCTGTACAACAATAACACACGGCAGCAGACTGAGGCCAGAGACGACCTCCACTGTCCCTGGTGTACTCTGAACTGCAGCAAACTCTACAGCCTGCTCAAGCACCTCAAGCTCTCCCACTCGCGCTTCATTTTCAACTATGTG CCTCACCCCAAAGGAGCCAGGATAGACGTGTCCATCAATGAGTGCTATGATGGCTCCTACGTGGGCAACCCTCAGGACATCCACAGCCAGCCGGGCTTTGCTTTCAGCCGAAACGGCCCAGTTAAAAGGACCCCAGTTACCCACATTCTTGTCTCAAG GCCCAAGCGGACCAAACCGAGTCTGTCGGAGTTCTTGGAGTCCGAGGACGGCgagctggagcagcagaggacGTACGTCAGCGGCCACAACCGGCTCTACTTCCACAGTGACAGCTGCATGCCGCTGCGGCCCCAGGAGATGGACGTGGACAGCGAAGACGAGAGAGACCCAGAGTGGCTCCGAGAGAAGACGGCCACG CAACTGGATGAGTTCACAGACGTCAATGAGGGAGAGAAGGAGGTGATGAAGCTCTGGAACCTGCATGTCATGAAGCACGG CTTCATAGCGGACAACCAGATGAAACAAGCCGTCATGCTGTTCGTGGAGAACCTCGGCGCTCACATCATCCGCCGCAACCTCTGCCGCAACTTCCTCTTGCACTTGGTCAGCATGCACGACTTCAACCTGGTGAGCACGGCCACCATCGACGAGGTGATGGCGAGCCTGCGAGAACTCAAAGAAGAGCTGCCGGACGCCAAGGGGGAGCAGCAGGACGAGGCGATGGGGCCGGCGGGTGGCTACAACGGCAGCGCCGTTACGTCCAGCGGAGGGAAGCAGGGCAAGCGGACAAAAAGCGCTCTGACAGACTGA
- the suz12b gene encoding polycomb protein suz12-B isoform X4 produces the protein MPSARNSGHIMSGASCKANGAVYPASSAVMNSVKKPKMEQIQADHELFLQAFEKPTQIYRFLRTRNLIAPIFLHRTLTFMSHRNNRTNARRKTFKVDDLLKTVEKMKLEQDSPSLSSHLQLTFTGFFLKDEKPSQNSENEQHSVSLEVLLVKVCHKKRKDVSCPIKQVPTGKKQVPLNPDSKQTKLGSCPSLLVPSNEFEPSNSHMVKSYSLLFRVSRTGRSGLVNGEANENIDVTETPSRKKRGSAHREEGGTTETYVAQMTVFDKNRRLQLLDGEYEVSMQGMDESPVSKKRATWETILDGKRIPPFETFSQGPTLQFTLRWTGDAGAKSTAPVAKPLSTRNSEATSPMETRTSHHRAALMTVKESVSTDSQTRKEQIPSEPRQKLRIFYQFLYNNNTRQQTEARDDLHCPWCTLNCSKLYSLLKHLKLSHSRFIFNYVPHPKGARIDVSINECYDGSYVGNPQDIHSQPGFAFSRNGPVKRTPVTHILVSRPKRTKPSLSEFLESEDGELEQQRTYVSGHNRLYFHSDSCMPLRPQEMDVDSEDERDPEWLREKTATQLDEFTDVNEGEKEVMKLWNLHVMKHGFIADNQMKQAVMLFVENLGAHIIRRNLCRNFLLHLVSMHDFNLVSTATIDEVMASLRELKEELPDAKGEQQDEAMGPAGGYNGSAVTSSGGKQGKRTKSALTD, from the exons AACCTACTCAGATATACAGATTCCTCCGTACAAGGAACCTCATCGCG CCCATATTTTTGCACAGGACCCTCACCTTCATGTCTCACAGAAATAATCGAACAAATGCTCGAAG gaaaacattcaaagtgGACGATTTGTTAAAGACGGTAGAGAAAATGAAACTAGAGCAGGATTCTCCAAG cTTGTCTTCACACCTACAGTTAACATTTACCGGGTTCTTCCTTAAGGATG AAAAGCCATCTCAGAATTCAGAGAACGAGCAACATTCAGTGTCATTAGAGGTGCTACTTGTCAAAGTCTGCCATAAAAAGCGCAAG GACGTCAGTTGCCCGATAAAACAAGTGCCTACCGGTAAAAAGCAGGTGCCTTTGAATCCTGACTCCAAGCAGACCAAGCTGGGCTCCTGCCCCTCTTTACTCGTCCCCAGCAATGAGTTTGAGCCCAGCAACAGCCACATGGTGAAGTCCTATTCGCTCCTCTTCAGGGTGTCGCGCACTGGGAGAAGTGGTCTGGTCAATGGGGAGGCCAATGAGAATATTG ATGTGACAGAAACTCCCAGTAGAAAGAAGAGAGGTTCAGCCcacagagaggagggagggacCACAGAGACCTATGTTGCACAGATGACCGTCTTTGATAAGAATCG gaggctgcagctgctggacggAGAGTACGAGGTGTCAATGCAAGGGATGGACGAGAGTCCAGTCAGCAAGAAACGGGCGACGTGGGAAACGATCCTTGATGGCAAG AGAATCCCACCGTTCGAGACGTTTTCTCAGGGACCCACGCTGCAGTTTACGCTGCGTTGGACAGGCGATGCCGGAGCAAAGTCCACCGCACCTGTAGCCAAACCTCTTTCCACCCGCAACTCAGAAGCCACCAGCCCAATGGAGACCCGGACCAGCCACCACCGCGCAGCCCTTATGA CAGTGAAAGAGTCGGTCAGCACAGACAGTCAGACGAGGAAAGAGCAGATCCCATCTGAGCCGCGCCAGAAGCTCCGTATATTTTATCAg TTCCTGTACAACAATAACACACGGCAGCAGACTGAGGCCAGAGACGACCTCCACTGTCCCTGGTGTACTCTGAACTGCAGCAAACTCTACAGCCTGCTCAAGCACCTCAAGCTCTCCCACTCGCGCTTCATTTTCAACTATGTG CCTCACCCCAAAGGAGCCAGGATAGACGTGTCCATCAATGAGTGCTATGATGGCTCCTACGTGGGCAACCCTCAGGACATCCACAGCCAGCCGGGCTTTGCTTTCAGCCGAAACGGCCCAGTTAAAAGGACCCCAGTTACCCACATTCTTGTCTCAAG GCCCAAGCGGACCAAACCGAGTCTGTCGGAGTTCTTGGAGTCCGAGGACGGCgagctggagcagcagaggacGTACGTCAGCGGCCACAACCGGCTCTACTTCCACAGTGACAGCTGCATGCCGCTGCGGCCCCAGGAGATGGACGTGGACAGCGAAGACGAGAGAGACCCAGAGTGGCTCCGAGAGAAGACGGCCACG CAACTGGATGAGTTCACAGACGTCAATGAGGGAGAGAAGGAGGTGATGAAGCTCTGGAACCTGCATGTCATGAAGCACGG CTTCATAGCGGACAACCAGATGAAACAAGCCGTCATGCTGTTCGTGGAGAACCTCGGCGCTCACATCATCCGCCGCAACCTCTGCCGCAACTTCCTCTTGCACTTGGTCAGCATGCACGACTTCAACCTGGTGAGCACGGCCACCATCGACGAGGTGATGGCGAGCCTGCGAGAACTCAAAGAAGAGCTGCCGGACGCCAAGGGGGAGCAGCAGGACGAGGCGATGGGGCCGGCGGGTGGCTACAACGGCAGCGCCGTTACGTCCAGCGGAGGGAAGCAGGGCAAGCGGACAAAAAGCGCTCTGACAGACTGA